The Bosea sp. 685 DNA window GAGATCGCCCAGGAACGAGGTCTGCGCCCCGTCGGCGATCGTCTTGGGCACCGCGATCTTGACGATCTTGCCGGAGCGGAAGGATTGCTGGCCGTCATTGCCGGCCTCGGGCTCGACGCCAAAGACGCGGCAGCCCGGATTCAGCGCCTTGGCAGCCAAGGCCGCCCCCGCCAGCAGGCCGCCGCCGCCGAGGCAGACCAGCAGGATGTCGAGGGGGCCGGCATCCTCGATCAGCTCCTTGGTCGCCGTGCCCTGCCCGGCGATGACATGAGGGTGGTCGTAGGGCGGGATCACGGTCAGGCCGCGCTCGGCCGCGAGCCGGCCGCCGATCGCGAGGCGGTCCTGGCTGTAGCGGTCATAGCGCACGACCTCGCCGCCATAGGCCTGCGTCGCCTCGACCTTCGCCACCGGTGCATCCTCCGGCATGATGATCGTCGTCGGTACGCCGAGCAGCTTGCCCGCCAGCGCAATCGCCTGGGCATGATTGCCCGAGGAGTAGGTCACGACGCCGGCGCGCTTCTGCTCCGGCGACAATGCGGCGATCGCATTATAGCCGCCGCGGAATTTGAAGGCGCCCATGCGCTGCAGGTTCTCGGCCTTGAAGACGAGGCTGGCGTCGGTACGCCTGTTGGCGGTAGCCGAGGTCAGAACCGGGGTATGGTGGGCGACGCCCTTGATGCGCAGCGCCGCCGCCTCGACATCGGCATAGGTCGGCAGAGAGGGCTTGCTGGCAGCTGCGTCGGTCATGGAAATGTGTCCTGCGGCGTGATCGTCTCAACGCTATCTGCCAGCACAGGCAGCCAGGCTTCAAGTCAGAGACGGTGACATCAGCCATGCGTGGCGTTGATCGATGCACAAGCCTCGATGCAAGCCGCGGGGAACCCGAGAAGCCCCGGCGAGAGACGCTCGGGACGAGCCCGGGCATGACGACATCGCCGGTTCACCTGAAGAACAACAGCGTCTGCACCAGGAACAGCGGGATCAGGATCGCGCCCGACCAGAGCATGTAGCCGAAGAAGCTCGGCATCGCGACCTTCCGGTCCTTGGCGATAGCATAGACCATGAAATTCGGCGCGTTGCCGATATAGCTGTTGGCGCCCATGAAGACCGCGCCGGCCGAGATCGCCGTCAGCGTCAGCGCGCCCGTTGTCATCAGCGACTTGGGATCGCCGCCGGCGAGTTCGAAGAAGACGAGATAGGTCGGCGCGTTGTCGAGGAAGGAGGACAGCGCCCCGGTCAGCCAGAAATAGGCGATGTTGTTGGGCGTGCCATCGACATGGCTGACCAGCGCGACCAGCGGCGCGAAGGCTCCGTTCCGGCCCGCCTGCAGCATCGCCAGAACCGGGATGATGCAGATGAAGATGCCGGCGAAGAGTTTCGCGACCTCCTTGATCGGCCCCCAGCTGAATTCGTTGCCGGCGCGCACGGGCCCCGGCGTCAGCTTCAGCGAAACTCCCGCCAGCGCGAGCAGGATGAGGTCGCGCGCCAGATTCTGCCATTCCACCGCGATGCCGTGCACGGTGAAGGCGACGCCCGGCTTCCAGCTTGCCGACATCAGGATGGCGAGAATGACGCCGCCGAGCAGGGCGATGTTGACCTTGCCGTAGAGCTTGATGTCGCGGTCCGGCGTCGGGTCCTTGAGCGCGGGAAGGCCCTCCTCCTTGCGGTAGAACCAGCTGTCGAGCCCATAGAACAGCGCCAGCAGCACGATGACGGCAAAGCCGGTCTCCGGCAGCAGATGCGTGGTCGTCCAGAAGAAGCTCACTCCGCGCAGGAAGCCGAGGAATAGCGGGGGGTCGCCGAGCGGTGTCAGCGAGCCGCCGATATTCGAGACCAGGAAGATGAAGAACACGACGACATGGACGTTGAAGCGCCGCGCGTCATTGGCGCGCAGGATCGGGCGGATCATGATGATCGAGGCGCCCGTGGTGCCGACGAAGCTCGCCATCAGCGTGCCGATCGCCAGGAGGACCGTGTTGGTCGCGGGCGTGCCGTGCAGATTGCCCATGATCAGGATACCGCCGGCGATCGTGAACAGGGCGAAGAGCAGGATGATGAAGGGGATATAGTCGAGCAGCCCCGTATGCAGGAGCGCGCCCAGCGCCGGGTCGAAGCCGCGCGACAGGACCAGCGGCGCCAGCACCAGCACCGACCAGAAAGCAGCGAACTTGCCGTAGTTCAGCTCCCAGAAATGCGGAAACAGCACGGGGCCGAGCGCAATCGAGAGCAGCATGCCGGCGAAGGGCAGCGCCCAGGCCGCTCCCATCGCCGCGCCGCCGATATCGCCTGCAGCCAGCGCCGCGCTGGAGATCAGGCATAGCGCGAGCACCGCGCCGGTTCGTGTCAGAAAGCCCGCCAAAGCCATTCCCCGCCCGCTTTTCGCGTGGTTGTCATCATCACCAGTGCCTAGCTGGTTAGCCGAGGACCGAAAGCCTAGCAACCGAGGGCCAAATCAGTATAGGCCCGGCTGACGCAACGAGAGACGATCAGGGGATTTCGAGGATGCGAGCGCTTCTGCCAGTTCTGGTGGCCCTTATCTTCGTCCCGGCCCTGGCCAGCCCGGTCTTCGCCCAGGTCTTAATCGCCGAGATCAGGGCCCAGATCTTCCTCGAACGCTCCGGCAAGCTCTCGGATAATCTCATCGGCGCCAACAAGGCGCTGCACAACACGGTCATCGGCGAGGGCGATGCCGGCGAGCCGGCCGACGCGGTTCTGGTGACATTGGTGTTCACCGGCGCGAAGAACACCAAATCCTCCGACAAGATCGCCCGCGACCTTGCCTCCATCACGGTCAGGCAGCGGGCCAAGACCGGCGAGAAGACCCTGCTGCGGCGCGTTTATGGCGGTTTCCTGTTTGGCGAGAGCGGGCGCATCCACAAGGCCTTCCTGCTCGACAACGCGACCTGTGCGCCGCTCGATATCGAGGTCAAAATCGGCCGCAGCGCCAAGAGCGCGAAGCTCGATTTCAGCTGCGGCGAGTAGCCCGTCGTCATCCTGTGCGCGCCGCAGCACAGCGCGATGTGGTGCAGGCACGGGACCGTCGTCGGGATGAGCCGCCTTTTCGTCTCGCGGTTCCGCATCTGCGCCGCGGCACTGCGCGCCGCAGCGCCTGCGGAATGACCCGCATGGGTCGATTGTTATGCCGGCATTCATCCCTGTAGAATAATCTCCTCCTGGCGGCATCCCGGCCGCAGCCGATTCGGGACCGATCATGTGCCGTTTCCTCGCCTATTCAGGCGCGCCCGTTTTCCTTGAGGATCTCGTTGCAGCGCCCTGCCATTCGCTGATCCATCAGTCGCTCCATGCCGAGGAAACCAAGACCGGCACGAATGGCGACGGTTTCGGCGTCGGCTGGTATGGCGACAGGCCGGAGCCCGGGCTCTACCGGGAGGTACGGCCCGCCTGGGCGGATGAAAACCTGCTCTCGATCGCGCGCCAGGTCCGCTCGCATCTGTTCTTCGCCCATGTCCGCGCCGCGACCGGCACCGCGACGACGCGGGCCAACTGCCACCCCTTCGCCCATGGCCACCACCTCTTCATGCATAACGGCCAGATCGGCGGCTACGGCCTGATCCGCCGCAAGCTGGAGAGCCTGATTCCGGATGCGCTCTATGGCGTGCGCGTCGGCACGACCGATTCCGAGGCGATTTTCCTGCTCACCTTGGCCCGCATGGCCGAGGGTTTCTCTCCCGGCGAGGCGTTGGCCTGGGCGCTGGGCGAAGCGCTCGCCTTGATGCAGCAGGCCGGCATTCGCGAGCCCTTGCGCTGCGCCGCGGCGCTTGCCGATGGCGACAGCGTCCATGCCGTGCGTTGGTCCTCCGACCCCAAGCCGCCGACGCTCTATCTCTGCGACCGCGGCGACAGCGTCATCATCGCCTCAGAACCGGTCGATGCCGCGCGCGATTGCTGGCAGGCCCTGCCGGCCAATACGCTGGTCACGGTGCGAACTGGGGCGGTCGCGCTGTCGCCCTTCGAGGTCGGGCTGAAGCAGGCGGCCTGAGGCGAGGGCGGGCTCAGTCCGAAACTAGGCCCGAAGCCTCACGATCCCATAGGGATTGAACTTGAATTCGTCCTCGTCATAGGTCGATGCAAATGAGTGACTCGCCTTGCGCTCGCGCAGCGTCACCTCCAGCCCGCGCTTCGCGATCTCGTCGGCGACCTCGTCCATGAGCGCGACGACCGCCCGTTCGCTGCCCAGCGACTTCGGCGCATAGACCTCCGGCAGCCCGACGAGGTGAAAGCCGACGCTTTCCAGATAGCCCTTGGCCTCCAGCGGGCGTTTTGCGAAGGCGAGGCGGCAGATTCGGCCGAGCGCCAGGTTGTCGCCGGGATCGCGCACGGCCTGGCGCGCCGCTTGCGCCTGGGCTGCCAGCTCCTGCCAGCGCGCCAGCCCATGCGCGATCCCGGCGCTTTCCCCTTTCACGGCCACCGCTCCGGCCTGGATGAGCTGCTGCGCCAGCAGCAAGGCGGTGGCGGAGGTCTCGACGGCCGTCTCGGCCGTCATTTGCGGCCCCATCACATAAAGCACCGAGCCATGCTCCGCGACGGCCCGCTCGTCCGAGTCCGTCCAGGCATTGGGCTGCACGCGATCCCAGCACACCGCAAATGATCGCTCCATCCGGTCATCCGCCTCATCCTGGGAATAATCCGTGTCGACGCTGAAGCCCTTGGCGACAGTGCCGATCGCGTTGCGGGCGGCTTCGGACAGCCGCGCCAGATCGTGTGTGCGCCCGAGAAAACACAGGACATGGCGTGGCATGACGGACGGTTGAGGCGTCGCGGGAGCAGGCTTTGGCTCGTCGGCGCGGGACGCGCCTCCCAACGCCGATGCGCCGATGAACCATAGGAGGCCGCGACGAATGAGGCTCACATGCATTGGGTCTCTCGAAAGCGGGACCTGCTTCAGCGGGTCGACAGCGCGATCCTGCCGAATCCTGCCAGCCTTGGGCAATCGATTCCTGTTGCAAGCATCCTGGGTCGAGCATCGGGCCTTGCCGGAAACCCGGGCGCCGCATTCCGCTTCAAGGCTTGTGCTCCGAAGACTTGCGCTTCGCCTCTCGTCGCGCCACAGGCGAGACGTCATGCGCGCCTTCGACACGAAGCTTCCCATCGATGCCGTTCTGGACGAACTCGCAGCCTCGCTGCGGGCGCGGCCCAACGTCGTCCTCGTCGCGCCGCCCGGCGCGGGCAAGACCACGCGCGTGCCACTCGCCTTGCTCGACGAACCCTGGGCGAAGGGCGGCAAGCTGATTCTGCTCGA harbors:
- a CDS encoding class II glutamine amidotransferase yields the protein MCRFLAYSGAPVFLEDLVAAPCHSLIHQSLHAEETKTGTNGDGFGVGWYGDRPEPGLYREVRPAWADENLLSIARQVRSHLFFAHVRAATGTATTRANCHPFAHGHHLFMHNGQIGGYGLIRRKLESLIPDALYGVRVGTTDSEAIFLLTLARMAEGFSPGEALAWALGEALALMQQAGIREPLRCAAALADGDSVHAVRWSSDPKPPTLYLCDRGDSVIIASEPVDAARDCWQALPANTLVTVRTGAVALSPFEVGLKQAA
- a CDS encoding threo-3-hydroxy-L-aspartate ammonia-lyase; translated protein: MTDAAASKPSLPTYADVEAAALRIKGVAHHTPVLTSATANRRTDASLVFKAENLQRMGAFKFRGGYNAIAALSPEQKRAGVVTYSSGNHAQAIALAGKLLGVPTTIIMPEDAPVAKVEATQAYGGEVVRYDRYSQDRLAIGGRLAAERGLTVIPPYDHPHVIAGQGTATKELIEDAGPLDILLVCLGGGGLLAGAALAAKALNPGCRVFGVEPEAGNDGQQSFRSGKIVKIAVPKTIADGAQTSFLGDLTFPIIQALVEDIVTVSDAALIDAMRFFAERMKLVVEPTGCLAAAAAFTGAVPVAGKRVGVILSGGNVDLASFARFIAPAS
- a CDS encoding sodium:proton antiporter, whose product is MALAGFLTRTGAVLALCLISSAALAAGDIGGAAMGAAWALPFAGMLLSIALGPVLFPHFWELNYGKFAAFWSVLVLAPLVLSRGFDPALGALLHTGLLDYIPFIILLFALFTIAGGILIMGNLHGTPATNTVLLAIGTLMASFVGTTGASIIMIRPILRANDARRFNVHVVVFFIFLVSNIGGSLTPLGDPPLFLGFLRGVSFFWTTTHLLPETGFAVIVLLALFYGLDSWFYRKEEGLPALKDPTPDRDIKLYGKVNIALLGGVILAILMSASWKPGVAFTVHGIAVEWQNLARDLILLALAGVSLKLTPGPVRAGNEFSWGPIKEVAKLFAGIFICIIPVLAMLQAGRNGAFAPLVALVSHVDGTPNNIAYFWLTGALSSFLDNAPTYLVFFELAGGDPKSLMTTGALTLTAISAGAVFMGANSYIGNAPNFMVYAIAKDRKVAMPSFFGYMLWSGAILIPLFLVQTLLFFR